A region from the Deltaproteobacteria bacterium genome encodes:
- the prfB gene encoding peptide chain release factor 2: MFDVDGKRARLAELEQRASAADFWANRAAAQAVLKETKALQRTVAAVDAQARALEDAFVLLELAEEADDADSVREAAESADRIARAIDELELSRMLSGPDDAGNAIVDVVSGAGGVDAADWAQMLLKMVMRYCERKGWKVKLVDEQPFEEAGIRSATLVVEGDYAFGMLKAENGVHRLVRISPFDQNARRHTAFAAITVTPDVDDDIDVEINEGDLRIDVYRAGGAGGQHVNKTESAVRITHLPTGIVVQCQSERSQHKNKSQAMRVLRSRLYDYMLAQQKERVAELEAQKKKIEWGNQIRSYVLAPYRLVTDHRTDLKVGNVDAVLDGDLDPFIRAYLLQADGGESATAS, encoded by the coding sequence ATCTTTGACGTCGACGGCAAGCGCGCACGGCTCGCCGAACTCGAACAGCGCGCGTCGGCGGCCGACTTCTGGGCCAACCGGGCGGCGGCGCAGGCGGTCCTGAAAGAGACCAAGGCGCTCCAGCGCACGGTGGCGGCCGTCGACGCGCAGGCGCGTGCGCTCGAGGATGCGTTCGTGCTGCTCGAGCTTGCGGAGGAGGCGGACGACGCCGACTCCGTGCGCGAGGCCGCCGAATCGGCGGATCGCATCGCGCGCGCGATCGACGAACTGGAGCTATCGCGGATGTTGTCGGGACCGGATGACGCCGGCAACGCCATCGTCGATGTCGTGTCGGGGGCCGGCGGCGTCGACGCCGCCGACTGGGCGCAGATGTTGCTGAAGATGGTGATGCGCTACTGCGAGCGCAAGGGCTGGAAGGTCAAGCTGGTCGACGAGCAACCGTTCGAGGAGGCGGGCATCCGCAGTGCCACGTTGGTCGTCGAGGGCGACTACGCGTTCGGCATGCTGAAGGCGGAAAACGGCGTGCACCGGCTCGTCCGCATCTCGCCGTTCGACCAGAACGCGCGTCGCCACACCGCGTTCGCCGCGATTACGGTCACCCCCGACGTCGACGACGACATCGACGTGGAGATCAACGAGGGCGACCTGCGCATCGACGTGTACCGCGCCGGCGGAGCGGGTGGCCAGCACGTCAACAAGACCGAAAGCGCGGTGCGCATCACGCACTTGCCCACCGGCATCGTCGTCCAGTGCCAGAGCGAGCGCAGCCAGCACAAAAACAAGAGCCAGGCGATGCGCGTGCTCCGTTCGCGGCTGTACGACTACATGCTCGCGCAACAAAAGGAACGGGTGGCCGAACTCGAAGCGCAGAAAAAGAAGATCGAGTGGGGCAACCAGATCCGCTCGTACGTGCTCGCGCCGTATCGATTGGTGACGGACCACCGCACCGACCTGAAAGTCGGCAACGTCGACGCCGTGCTCGACGGCGATCTCGACCCGTTCATCCGCGCTTACTTGTTGCAGGCGGACGGCGGCGAGTCGGCGACCGCGTCGTAG
- a CDS encoding amidophosphoribosyltransferase, with translation MCGVFGIYGHDEAANLAYLGLHALQHRGQESAGIVSSDGRLHRVARMGLVSDAFDEAALATLPGRSAIGHVRYSTAGRSELRNAQPLMFEYAHGALSVAHNGNLVNAVRVRRQLEASGSIFQTSSDTEVIVHLIAAAREPTTIERIASALRQVSGAYSLVFLTETRLIAVRDPRGFRPLVLGRLKDAFVVSSETCSFDLIEAEFIREVDPGEMIVVDEDGLRSYKPFEALRDPEPQSFCVFEHVYFARPDSLINGKSVYRARVKMGRRLAEEHPVDADVVIPVPDSGTPAAIGYANAAGIRFDLGLIRSHYVGRTFIEPQDSIRHFGVKLKLAPVRAVVDGKRVVVVDDSLVRGTTSRKIVQMLRNAGAREVHLRISAPPTTNPCFYGIDTPTKKELIASSYSVDEIARYITCDSLAYLSHAGMMESVDAPAAGDGYCSACFTGNYPVPLADPKDENGELITLRRS, from the coding sequence ATGTGCGGCGTATTCGGCATCTACGGTCACGACGAGGCGGCCAATCTCGCCTACCTCGGGCTACACGCGCTCCAGCACCGCGGCCAGGAGTCGGCCGGCATCGTGTCGTCGGACGGCCGGTTGCACCGCGTCGCCCGGATGGGCCTGGTGTCGGATGCGTTCGACGAGGCGGCGCTCGCGACGCTGCCGGGGCGGTCCGCGATCGGCCACGTCCGGTACTCCACCGCCGGCCGTTCGGAGCTGCGGAACGCGCAGCCCCTGATGTTCGAGTACGCGCACGGCGCGCTGTCGGTCGCGCACAACGGCAACCTGGTCAACGCGGTGCGCGTACGCCGCCAGCTCGAGGCCAGCGGGTCGATCTTCCAGACCAGCAGCGACACCGAGGTCATCGTCCACCTCATCGCCGCCGCGCGCGAGCCGACCACCATCGAGCGCATCGCATCGGCTCTGCGCCAGGTCAGCGGAGCGTACTCGCTCGTGTTCCTCACCGAGACGCGGCTGATCGCCGTCCGCGACCCGCGCGGCTTCCGGCCGCTGGTGCTCGGCCGGCTCAAGGACGCGTTCGTCGTTTCGTCCGAGACCTGCTCGTTCGATCTCATCGAAGCCGAGTTCATCCGCGAAGTCGACCCGGGCGAGATGATCGTCGTCGACGAGGACGGCCTGCGCAGCTACAAGCCGTTCGAGGCGCTGCGCGACCCGGAGCCCCAGAGCTTCTGCGTGTTCGAGCACGTCTACTTCGCCCGGCCCGACAGCCTGATCAACGGCAAGTCGGTCTACCGCGCGCGCGTCAAGATGGGCCGCCGGCTCGCCGAGGAGCATCCGGTCGACGCGGACGTCGTCATTCCGGTGCCGGACTCGGGCACGCCTGCGGCGATCGGCTACGCGAATGCGGCGGGCATTCGGTTCGACCTCGGCCTCATCCGATCGCACTACGTGGGCCGCACGTTCATCGAGCCGCAGGACTCGATCCGGCACTTCGGCGTGAAGCTCAAACTCGCCCCGGTGCGTGCCGTCGTGGACGGCAAGCGCGTCGTCGTGGTCGACGACTCGCTCGTGCGCGGCACGACGTCTCGCAAGATCGTGCAGATGCTGCGCAACGCCGGCGCGAGGGAGGTGCACCTGCGCATCAGTGCGCCGCCGACGACCAATCCGTGCTTCTACGGCATCGACACGCCGACCAAGAAGGAGCTGATCGCGTCGAGTTATTCCGTCGACGAAATCGCGCGCTACATCACGTGCGATTCGTTGGCGTACCTGTCGCATGCCGGTATGATGGAGTCGGTGGACGCGCCGGCCGCCGGCGATGGGTATTGTTCGGCCTGTTTCACCGGCAATTACCCGGTGCCGCTGGCCGATCCGAAAGACGAAAACGGCGAGCTCATCACGCTGCGCCGAAGCTGA